The Mytilus galloprovincialis chromosome 3, xbMytGall1.hap1.1, whole genome shotgun sequence genomic interval TGAATTAAGGATGGCGTAATATTTGACAATTTATAGTTTGTTTCCATGTCAGTTGTCTCCCTTGTGATTTGTTGTGTTTGCTTACTAGTTACTGTCTgtaaatttggtaaatttatttttaccaaattttctattaaaagtaatattaaatctgttttttttttttttctattccataaaaaaatggtgttttcaaATCAGTCTTAAAGTCTTTCAAagagataagaagatgtggtaatgagacaactctccatctaagtcacaatgtgtaaaagtaaacaattataggtcaatgtatggccttggctaacaccaaacaataagctataaaggaccctaaAATGACAGGTGTAAAACAATGCATTCAAGAAAAACAAAGGTctatagatttaagaagatgtggtatgagtgctaatgagacatctctccatccaagtcacaatttgtaaaagtaaaccattataggtcgaagtaaggtcttcaacacagagccttggcttacactgaTCAACAAGCTATTAAAGGCCCAAAAATTAGAAGTTTAGAACAATGTAAAaaggaaaaacaacggtctagtctacataaaaaaacaagaaatgagaaatacttatgaaccacatcaataaaaCAACCACTGAAAAACAGGTTCCAGACTTAGGACTGGTTCAAACaaaatgcagtgggtttaaactAGTTTGTTGGCACCAAACCATCACCCTAACCTAGGGCAGTGGTGTCAAGGCACATCATAAGAACAAAACTATTGAAATCAATaaacgaaaaaagaaaaaaaaacaaatatgagaaacAGCAAAAAACAACTACTACcattaattacaggctcctgacttgggacaggcacatataaaatGTTCATTCATATTGCTTTAAGTTCAAAACTAAGGAGATATGCTGtaaattgtcaatgagacagttaGGTATATATGGAAAGAAGGTTAATGGTTCTAACTTCAAAGTCATCATATGGCCTAATTTGAGCTATGGGTCAAATGTGTGGCAAGTGTGTCTATTTGAATGAAGATAGCAcatgaaagagaaaaaaagaatGTCAATGACTGAAGATAATAATAGACATCAACTTACAACACATTACTTTTAGAGAAAAACTTTGGAACTGTTGGCAGCTTACCCAACATGGTACTTCATATTTTATGTTCATTTAACATGATAATGTATGTCAACTTATCAGCAGTATGCCTTTTACAGaatttttttgaagatttttatcCTTAAGAGTAAATTCAAGTGTGTTTGTAATAAGCCAACATATTCGTAAGTTATGAAAGGTGAAACAAATATCAAGTGCATAGATGGTGATAAAATTATGTTTAAGAATAATCTGCCAACAGAGATTAGAGGATAgaaaagttgttttttaaaatacatattttttgttcacAGTGTTCCCAATGTTCCACTACTACTACTTTGCTAGTTGATTTTATACGCCTATAAACGGGACATATTATGTTATATACCATTGAATGTCACTCCATCTGTTTGTCTGTCACTCCATCTGTTTGTCTGTCACTCTGTCCATCATCAACATGTCGGGCAATATCTCAAAATTGCTTTGAGTAGTTTTGATGAAAGTTCCATAAAATTgattatatctattgatgtaagctccctttgaGTTTCTATATTTATGAACATTGGATTTAACATTTCCAAgtattcatattttattcataaaaagggatGTTTTCAAGTTTTCAGACAATAAGTCATAAGTGCTTTGAGTAGTTTTCATGAAATTTGCTGattgttttatatctttttaaataaccTCCTTCAGGTTTTTATacatttctgatatgacattgagaaatAATTTAATGCTCATGGCCCAGCTGTTTATTAACAATTGTATAATCATCAATATAAAAAGATCACCAGTCATTCAAATGATTCAGTAATCACTTGTTATATATAGTTCCCTGTGGAAACATCACCATGACAGATTTTATTTAAACTAATCTGATGGAAAATATTACTCACTATAAGCTACAGTGAACACAATTACATACTTAAGGAACATGCTTTTTCATGAGATAAATGTAACCATTAAAATTGTTCACAAATCATAAAATGATTGATGTACTAATTACATTTCAGTTGTAAATAACTCATCACTCATTCAATGAGCCCCTGGAAGAATtgtagtcattttataaaaataaaactgaactGTTATGGAACAAACCATTTCAGGCATAGAATACTACATTTTTTAATGGACCAATCCATTTTCTACAAGGAACAAACCATTTCTGACATGGAACAATCCATTTTCTTCAAGGAACAAACCAGTTCTGACATGGAACAATCTGTTTCAGACATGGAACAATTCACTTCTTACATGGAACAACCCATTTCCGAAATGGAATAAACCATTTCAAACGTGTACAAATCTAAAATGGCCATAATTTTTATGGTATAATCCATATTATAATAGCTTAACCTTTCTGAAATGGACTACACTGCTTCAGgataaaattattatttctaGTAAAACAAATCCACTTGTGGTTCATATCTGTTTTGTcaactacaatgtatatatgttacaatTTGATAATTCAATTTATACACCGCAcaataatttcatacataaaagaTATTTCACCAATTGCTTTATACTCACGAtcatttacttaatataagtGGTTAtccttaaactgatctaatcagaAACTTTACATGTAAACTATCAAATAGTTTCCAAGTAAATAGACAAGAACCGACTCAACTGGGGAAATGAGAAATACCAATGTTTATATAACTGCATACTtaatatcattgacttatcatTAGTGGTCCCCATCAAACGGATCATGATcttatcacaaaatataaaatcattaattGAAGGTCGACaaattttttcatgaaaaacaaCTGAATTCCAACTTTATCTcaaactttaacatttaatttaAGCAGTTGTTTTAGGGTCAATAGAATTGACTGGGATGGCGCAAATATAACTTCCATATATATGCCAATAAACtccataccaaatatcatttattttaccATGAGTGGTTCCTTTAACTGATATAATCAAAACAACAATGTTAATGCGTCGCTACCTATGGATGGATTGATTGATTCCTATTTAACACAACTTTAAAAACTTGTGCTATTTTATTGATTGAGGACGCTGGAGTGCCAGGAGAGATCAACCATACTTGGATAGGAAACTtgacaatccttgtcaattaacATTGGAGTGGAGTACACCTGCAACATGGGTTTTAAaattcacaacctcagtgttgatagGTTAGTGATACATTCGTCGACTTCTTAGATCACTTGATCATCAAGGCAATTGCTGCCTCTATATACAGAACATTTAAATCTAGTTTTGACTCTGTCAAGGTTAGACAAAATTCATCAGTGGCACACTTTAGTTAATCAGGTTATTTATCTTTACAGGAATTAAGTGTTGATTTCAGATAATTGATaggtttttttacaatttattgacAATTTTCCTCCTGACAACTTAGAGCATGACATATTGTATCAACACTTATTCATTTTTGAAGATTGTAGGTTAAACTCTAGATATCATTCTTTGTTTGTgtagttgggttgttgtctcattgagaCATTCAGTTGCTTCTATTATTAATTGTTGTAAATGAAGCAGAATAAGAgtaaaaaacatgtacatgtacatttagttAATTTTATTGTATGATGATAATGATGAGTTGAAGATGCATTCAGTAATGGACAATAAATTATTTCACCATAATTTTTATGGCATTTTTATCTGATACAGTATATGAGTCCCAGCGTTTCTCTGGATCATATGGTTCCCAACGACTAGCAGGGAAAATGTGTTTGTTTCTTTCATACCAAGATCTTAGACAAACTTTGCCCGCATGGGACTCGTCTTTCTCCACTGAAGCGTCACTGACCAATCGCACATCCTCATGCACATCAAAGTTAAATAATGGTCCACTTTTTCCTCTTGCTTTTGTCACTATAAAATCGTAGAAAGTATAATGTTGTGCAATAATTAAGTCTTCCTTCACGTACATTAACTGATCAACAGTGACTGATTTCAAATCATTGAATTCTCTCCTTAATCCTTCTAAACACTTCTGCAAGAACTGTTGGATACTGTTCCCTTTCCTCATTCGTACCTGTCTACGATGTCCAGAACCATCCCAGTAACTGTAGGTTATTTCAATCTCttcattctttaatttttcttgCTTAGTGGCCCATTCTTCACGGAGTTGTTCTCTATAAATCAACAAAGTAAACATTCATTGAAAAGTGTCATACAAATTCAAATCAACTGGGATATACTCAATAGATTCCTTAATTTTGACCCAAAGACCTCTAATTCTGTCTGTCCCTGTTTGTCTCTAAAGTTGTACTTAGcctaggtgaggttttggaatttgtgtaaGATGTTTGGACTCCTTGTTTTTTTACCTAAGACCTTTTTACCGAGAACACAATTGTCGTCACTTGATTTTCATTGTCCACGAATGTAATCCCTAGTgcggacagtgtgttacttgccaattttgtttataccccttccaaatgtatttcttcatgttttatgcctcaaatagtaAGTCAAACATAAGGGATGAAATGAAGCTGTCAAAAAATTTGggtaatgaattttaaagtaaagtagtgatttggtccagttgaaaaaggttaaaaattagcacttcggaagctgtcaaaagatttttaaaagacccccttaacataaatttgtccatattttgagttagagccattgaagttttctattattttgatataatttgtcccaaaagtagtacaacacactgtaaacattttattgaaaaagcgcaggtggaatttttttaatttgcatttattgtctaaaagaaatgcactacgaaataattgtggtctcggaccagatacaaggtaaaatattttgcactATAACACTTATTTATCTTTTCATATCAGACCTATTAATAGCTCATAAAGaacatttaccaaaatttaagcagattgtatatttcttttcttttgatttgagaccaaaACAATACCTATGCAAATATGAAGGAAAAGTTCAAATTAGCTTTTTCCCGCCAAGGAGCTCTATGACCTATCTATATTGTTAGCTTCTTTGTTCCTTAACTACTGCTCTTCCGGCTAATAgaatcaattttgaattattgatttttttttatttcacctaagtacatccttaaactaTCAAGTTTACAACTGAAAGAAGTCATCTCTGATGACAAATTTTCATTAGTtttcatgaaaataacaaattcaaaCCTTATAGATTCAGTGGAACAGGAACATAAaaccaaaataacaaaatactaaTTTATTTGACCGCATGACTTTAAATTCATGCTATAGCTATGTCAACAAATACTACATTTAAATTCACATGGACAAGAGTTTACTTGACCTTGTACGAGGTTGAATTCAAATATCTGTGatgaagaaaacatttatcattgcttttacatttttacagctattttccaaatgcatgtaatttaaaggtttggttggcttgcttgctttatttgttttaatgtttgctcaagcatccAATAACATTATACAATCTGAAGACCTACCTATCTATTGATTTCAATTGTAAACCTTTACTACAATGCTTGAGTAAACAGTTTTACAAGCAAGCGAACATAACCTGTaaactacatgcattaggaaaatagctgtaacAGTATCTGAAATCCTAGTGAAAGAAGCTATGATGCCTCAAATTCTATTATTGATAGAAATATATACCTGAgtttgttttcttcttcttccCTGTCTCTGTCTGGCAGGAAACTTGTATCAACATCAGGATTCTTACCTGTAAATATAGAGTTACCTCCCTTTACATCCAGAAACTATGGACACAACAAACAGCTGGTCTGAGGTGCTCTCTATGCCCAATctcaacattattatattttttaaaagctaatatatagagaataatacatggcaaaatccgtatcatcccgagacatcaatatcagcccaagggcctttaggcccgagggatgatattggtcgagggtgatacggcatgtgatacggattttgccatgtattatacgctttatcatatatttcaacagaagagtattattttatatgaactgttttctgatccatagcactgggttaccttcagttctacttttgtcttgtttcaaaggccttaaaagaactgctcaattacttatccaaagcacctgggttagcttacaatttgcgtgctgttgttttaaaaatattttgtttattaatgtattaatttgtgtgttttgtatttttcatagttgcatttatagtgtgccaaaaaatatgaaaacttgacgttcgtgacgtcacatacaatatgaaaactcgacgttcgtgacgtcacataccaaacaatgacgtcattgaaaaaatttacctattttgaggaaaatttttcttaagcaaaaaaaaaaaccaaaactgactatgtaaaaaaaaaaaaaaaaaaaaaaaaagtaggggtgtgataaagggtaggggtgtgataaagggtatgcgataaagggtaggggtgtgataaagggtatgcgataaagggtgcgcatcaaacagcaggctatttatcacatatgcaaaactactgtatttactactaaacatatgataaagtattattttaaattgttaagTTTGTATTatgaatttcaacatttttttccaaagcaaatttcatttttaattgttttgccaGGAAAGTGAGGAATCCCAACGGATCTACAGTTTGGGAAAATAGAGCCTGATAAACACTTCTTGAGGCGCGATCCTACTtcttaatattttacttttaacaaccCTTCTTACAAGAATGTTGagtaaaatcaatgtaattataGTTTTAGTAAAATAACATCTAAATGtatcaaaaccaataacaacaatcAATTACaacatatctaaatatttatgATCCTTCATTGTTTAGTCTGTACATTTGCAAATAATTTAGTAGCATTTATAtgaatttttttcattaaaaacatCTAATCTTATATGGTTCAGTGTATTATGTGTTTGGTTGTTCGACCTTTGACATTAGTCGTTTACATTTCcaaatctttatttatttttttatttcagtttcaaaaacacttttgaaactttttttttggtTAGTTAATCAATGCttacattttcattttggttAAAAGTATTTTATCCTTTGTTCAAATTAAACAATAGCAATCTTCTTATCataatgttttattgtttgtgtGAAAATTTGTGTCAATAGTTATGGCCTTTATGGCATACCCAATCTTTTCTTTTTTCCTGTGTCAGCTTTTGGAATTTCAATcacttcttcttcctcttcttcttcgtCCTCATCTTCATCTTCATTCATTACGAATGACAAATTGGCTATCTAAATATAGAGGAGGAAAAtaacataaattataaataaatacatggAAAATACATCAAGGTGATATAGATGATGCGCCTgcttgcatataatgttatatttaagaattgaatacttctttttgtaacttcattggggtgtaaaagcgttaaccgaagtacattttgtatgaagcgtggaggcgcttcattctaaaaatgtgcgcacggtcaacgcttttacaaccctatgaagttacaaaaagaagcattcaatacttataattacattttttagctaggatcatgaaaatacgaattttatcaattttttatttaattcacctgtgcactttattgtggaacctcgtgttatcatgaatgataagttttattgtgtaatgcaattgcgtaaggaataacatgtgatgtgcagttggccaatcagaataacgtattataatgaaacatacatctaatgtaattattttgtggtaataagcattgtgtataaatttcataacattaagcatgttaagttagagaatggaaaccaattttgggatgcACCTATGGACAATGCTAACACTTAAAGTCCTCTCCGGTGACAGCAGAGGCATAGAAACCTAAAGAAGATGTATGTCACACGTTGTCCtcaagtacatgtattataagcAAAAATGTACTTTTGATTTGGGTATAGGAAACCTAAAATTCACTGTTAAAAATTTTAATAGCAGGTACAAACATGTAAGCAATTTCAAGTTTTGTAAATTATATGTGCATGTTTGGCTGAAATTTGCCCCGTCATTTTGAAGGAAGGTGCTGTTTTACgaaataataaaagaagaaataGTCAATCCAGATTTTGGTATGAAAAACTCCAAAAAAAaccattcagatttttttttacaggtgcACAACTTTATGACCTGTAGAATAATTATTGAAATTTCAGTACAATTCATTAAACCTTTTCATGAAGTTACTGATTAACAAAGGTATATTAGCAGAAATTGCTAAGTCCATGGTTATGTATAGAAAAcctcaaaaattatttatatcaaacatTATATTAGTCTGTACATAACTTCatatccagaagaaaatttttTGCAAGTTTGGTTGAAATCTGTTATGCTGTACTCAAGGAGTGACATTTAACGAAATGTGATTGGTGTGAGATGAAGACTCAAGATGACAAAAGTTATCGCTAAGTGAAACATGTACACCAGTTAGACCCTGTCAGATGAGACAATAATAATTGCTCTAAAGGGCCTTATTTTCTTTCTTGTCCAAAGCCTATGATTCTGTTAAATTTTTGTTGTACTGCTATGCTACGAAATTAGCAAATATAAAAGAGTAAATGTAGTTTTTGCGAACAGTATACATATTTGCTTGAAATAATTATAACTCAAACTATTACTACTGATGTACCTTCAACTTTTCCTTTTTCTTTCTGTCCtctttttgtttttctatcaACTGAGCTTCAGCATTTTTCTTTGCCAAttgtttttctctctttttaaCAATATCTTCTTGCTTAGCTTTCATTTCATCCAATGTAACAAGACCTACAAAATTAATCACAGAAGTTTTATATGACACATATATTGTTCAAtagattagaaaaaaaaccaagaagtTTCACACTTTTTAATGttattatgaaatttaaaagtgTTAAGTGAATTAAcataaacatttatatatgtgGAATTATACCCTATAAATTTCTGAGATTTTTAGGCAGGACAAGTaattatctatgaaacaaaacACCATATTGCTATTTATCCCAATCTGGATAAGTTCTAAAATCACACAtcttttcatgacgtcacaaaccAGCTCAAGCTATCTAGGGCCCTGTTTAAACACTGTATTGTGCATACAATTTTTCAAAGAGACATGTTGGAACCATCGTAAACATGTCAAATAAAGCCTTACTTTGCCTAGGCCTTTCATTTGtgtttaaaaaagtaaactttcTAAATATTCCATCCCTCGGCTCATTACTGATGACCTTTATTTTTGAAACACAGAACAAGAAAGACTGATTTTTCCAGATTTGACTAAATAGTGACATGGTGTATCTATGCTTAATACAGTAATCATCATGTTTAGACTTTGCATTCTTGGTCTATCTGATATTTGGTACAAGATATGATTTATAATATAAGATAGCTACATGTATTAaacacaatttatgaaaaatactggtgattcattattattcttagAAAACCAATTTTCAT includes:
- the LOC143068858 gene encoding protein FAM50A-A-like; translated protein: MAHYKGAASEGGRAMILMKKRQKEQEEVEAKKKKIEEELKIGNIQNKFATHYDAIEAQLKSNTIGLVTLDEMKAKQEDIVKKREKQLAKKNAEAQLIEKQKEDRKKKEKLKIANLSFVMNEDEDEDEEEEEEEVIEIPKADTGKKKRLGKNPDVDTSFLPDRDREEEENKLREQLREEWATKQEKLKNEEIEITYSYWDGSGHRRQVRMRKGNSIQQFLQKCLEGLRREFNDLKSVTVDQLMYVKEDLIIAQHYTFYDFIVTKARGKSGPLFNFDVHEDVRLVSDASVEKDESHAGKVCLRSWYERNKHIFPASRWEPYDPEKRWDSYTVSDKNAIKIMVK